The Pithys albifrons albifrons isolate INPA30051 chromosome 5, PitAlb_v1, whole genome shotgun sequence genomic interval TGACACTGCGTGGAGCCTTGATGCAGGGTTGTGGGATGCCCTGGCTTTTCTTCAGTCTCCTGGGCTCCTGGAGGCTGGAAGTGAGATGTTTTCCTTAGTTATTGGATAGGATAGAGAAGATCTTACAGATcacactgtgatttttttttatttgctgttgcCATTGTTGGCATTCATGATTGGCTTCCAGATACTCTGGGTATGTTTGCACTTTTTGGTAATCATCAAGCTGTTTATGTAGTTTGGCTGTCTCTTTTCTTGTTCACACAAAAATTCATTCTATGGCGTGGGGCAAGAGGTGTTGGTCATATTTCACTTACTAACACCGAAGGTCAGTCAAGGTTCATGACCTAACACTGACAGCTATGCTAACTAGCTCACGTAGACTGCTACAGATGGATGATGTTGTTTTAATAAGCTGGGACAAAACTGTATGATCTAAACTGTGCGCTTGTGCTGAATGCATCAAATCTGATGTAATGGTTCTAATCTCAGGTCATTGcagaaagagctgcagaactTGAAAACACCAAGCAAAAGAAACATGATAATGATGGCAACTGTGAAGAAAGTGTCTCCAAAAAGAGAAGAGCATTCCTGGACATGCTGCTGAATGCAACAGAtgatgaagggaaaaaattgaGCTATAGGGACATTCGTGAGGAAGTGGATACTTTCATGTTTGAGGTAACCAAGAAGcctttgtttttgtgggttttttggttggttaggttttgtttttgttttggggttttttgcttgtttgttgtcattggttggttggttgttttggaTGTTTTTTTGAGTCTTGTCTTAGTTCAGGAGGTTGATTTTAGTATGGAGTTATTTTAGCCATAGAAGCCCAAGAGGAAATCTAAGTCTTTCTGTCCTACAGAGGTAGAATAGAAGCATTGATATGCCCTGGCAAAATGTTGGGCAATACATATGTGGTAGGCCTTGCCTATATGAGCAGGTTCTACTCATGAAAGCAGGTGAGAAATAAAAGCTTAATGGCTGACATGGACCATGGGCTTTCAGCTCCTTAACCTCATTAACATGGAAGAGAGCTCTAAATGGTTTCAGTGTTTTGTCTTGCATTTTCTCATCTCTCTTCACATTTTGTCCATTGCCATGTTGGCTGCAATCTCTTGGTTGTTGTCAACTGTGCATTAGTGTGTTGCCTTCTCATAGAATCTTATCATataatggcttgggttggaagggatcttaaagatcatctagttcaacccTCCTTCCATAGGCAGGGATGTCACCCACTAGGTTGTCCAGGGTCCTGTCtcacctggccttggacactttaACAGACAGgacattcacagcttctctgggcaacatgaTTGTCACTActctctgagtaaagaatttcttcctaatatctattTTAGATCTCTTCTCTTTTAGTCCTGTCCCTATCTGCACATGTAAAGTGTTGCTCACTCTCTTTTTTTATAAGCCACCTGTTAAGTACTGGAAGGCCTCAAAGAGATCTCCTCagagtcttctcttttccagcctgaacaaCCCAAACTGTCTCggcctgtcttcataggagaggtgttccatccTTCTAATAATTTTCATGGCCTTCTTTCATGTCTGTTTCTCTGTCTTATGAAGGATCTAAACATGATTTTCACAATCTTTCCACACACTTCCATTAGGTGGACCTCAATTCTGTCTCAGAAGAGCTTCATTCATAGAACCATATTACTGCTATTGTAACCTAGAGAAATCCCATCTATTTCTGTACCTCAGCATCCTGAACTCCAGGTTTCAGATGCTGATGTAGTCCAGAAATAGTGCATCTGCAGGTGCACTTCTTCAGTACCAAAATCCTTTTTTGGTCAACTTTTCCCTATTctgttccttccttttctctctgtctttttttttttatcctcctttggttctcctttcctttcctttttctttcttttcctttccttcacacAGTGCTGAGAACTAGTAGCTGATCCCCTTTTCATAGGAAACTAAGGAGTATTTTCTCCTTTGGCTACTATATGTGTCTTATTAGACCATTTTTAGATAGTTTTGTAAAGTTTACAAgtttttgtcccttttttgtCTCCTGCAGTAGTCATTGGCCATCCCGGTCTTATGTTGTTGACTAGACAGTAACCAAAAGATGAATGTAAATCTGTTTCATTGTGTAAAGACGGATAGTTCATGCAGGTTTGGAGAATCAGAAGGGATTTTGTTTGGATTATTCCGATACTTTTCCCTTTTGGTCAGTTTTCAGCACCTGTCAGAACCATGGGTCATCTTATCCTTGGTAATTAGTGTGTTGAATACTCTTGATTCTTGTTTTTCTCATGGTCATGGGACTAATAAGTCTCACTTTCCATATTATCTGCACACCTAAGTACTTATAAAGCCCACTGGTACTTGGGAATAGAGTTGAAGTGAATGTCTTTGTAAATCTGGACCTCTAGGGCCATGATACAACAGCAGCTGCTATAAACTGGGTCCTGTACTTGCTTGGACATAATCCTGAAGTTCAGAAGAAGGTTCATAGAGAACTGGACGAGGTGTTTGGTAAGTTTCTGTTCCCCCCTTTAGTGGGGTTTTGGTAGTTGCTGCATTTATGAGTGGAGATGTGTTAGAAGCTTAGATGTAGAAGGGGAGTTAGAAGCATGCCTTGTGGACCTTTTGGAGCTTTCAGCAGCTCAAAGTTATTGGGATTGGCATGGGAAGATCTGTAGGGGAGTACAACCAACTTTAGGTCTTTGGGGCAAGATATGCATGGTCAATATATGTATAACACCTTATTGTATGTAGTCTTGGTGCATGCTGAGAGTTCCTGGAGGGAGCTAGGCTGAGTTTGTTTTGCCAGAAATGGGAAGGTTTGGTCTTGTTCATCCCCCTGTTTGTTTCTGGACAGACAACACTGAGCGTCCTGTTACAACAGATGATTTGAAACAACTTCGATACCTTGAGTGTGTTGTGAAAGAAGCCCTTCGGCTCTTCCCTTCAGTTCCCATGTTTGCCCGTACCTTGAGAGAGGACTGCTGTATAAGTAAGTAGCGTCCTGTGTTTGCCATTTCCTGTCCTGTTGGCATGTCCTCAGTGGAGGTGTTTCCCAAGAAAATGGcagtgttgttttattttttactgtgcTTTGTGTATAGAAAGTAActtgtttgttgttgttctgacccttcttttccctttcccttttctctttagGTGGATATCAGATACCAAAAGGTGCAAATGTTCTTGTTTTAACTTATGCCCTGCATAGAGACCCTGAGATCTTCCCTGACCCGGAGGAGTTCAGGCCTGAGCGATTCTTCCCAGAAAATTCCAAGGGAAGGCACCCGTATGCTTATGTGCCCTTCTCAGCTGGTCCCAGGAACTGCATAGGTAGGTATCTGAAGAAGAGGCCTTTGACAGTTTGGCTTTTGGTGTGATAACTGAGACAGCAACGAGTGTATCAGAAATTTAAGTCTTGTTGTACCTGCTAGTTGTGTACTGTCCTTCCTGCCCCCACCCCTGAATTCTGGGCACTGTGGGCCCTGAAAGCCTAGTGCTTGCACTGCCACATTTGTTTCTTCCAAGGGTTTTTATTCCTAGAGACCAGTGTCTTATCATGCTGATGTTTCCTCCTCACTGCCTATGCAGCCTGCCAGCATGTTATTTGACTCCTGTGTTAGGACAGGATTGCTTCCAAATTTCTGATTCTCAGAATCCGCAAGACAGAGTGAGAGAAGACAAATGTTCTGCACCTGCTTTGCTCTGGAAACATCTCATCTATCTCTCTCATGATCTGAGCTGGATGTCCCAAACATGTAGTCTGCAACTGACGtattctttccctcttttctgaGACAGTAGTTGGTTTAGTGTTTTCACTGTCATCCCAGAACTTGTTAGCTCTTCTGATGCCACTGAGACTCTTGGCATTTATCTGTGCTCAAAGTAGAGACATTGTTGTTTATATTGTAGAATATGTGAAAAGACTGTTCCCTGCACTGATTCTATGTGCAGATGGGGAATATCCAGAAATCGTCATGCCAAGAATAAAAGAATGGGAAATATAATTTCTgggttttcttggttttgtttgtttggtttggtttcttttcttagGGGGATGGGGTTGATTTGTTTTGACTTGTCTCATTGGTAGTAGGTGCCCTTCCCATAAGAACAGTAAAATAGATCTTTCCATATTCCAAACAGAAATCTAATATAACATGTCTAGCTAGTTCCTGAGTGTGGAGGAACATGTGCAGGAGAATATGTGCAGGTTCGCTAATATCATTGCAGAAATCCATTGCTGTGTCCATGTATATGGACATCCATCTATGTATACTACACAGAGGGGAGAGCAGAAGAATTCTGAGCCCTAGGTTTTGTGTCCTGTTCCTAGTTTTTCAGTTAGTTTGTGTGAACTGCTGGGATTGTGGcacttggttttgtttccctCATAATTCTCTGttctcccctttcctccttcACCTTTCTCTAAAGTGTAAATTGAACTTTGGTATCTGTGCTACCAAATCATCAGTGTGCATGAGTTCCTTCATTGAAGGAAGGCCTGTCTGTCATTCCGTTGCAGTTATATCTCCTTTGCTCCCCTCCACATATATGAAGCAATGagattttttctccttccagtcCCTGTGCTGCATCTTCTGCTCTGGTCTGCCCCTGCCTGGTCCCTTCAAAAGATACGACAAGGCTGGGTTTTGTAGTTGTTCCATATAAAGTGTTGACTGTCTCCACTTTGCTGTTTGAGTTTTGTGTACTATGGGAAGGAAGACACACTGAGGATTTCCCTAGGAAGGCTGGAGTTTTCATGCAGAGATAAGTGCTAGTTTTATACGTATCCATATAAATTCAATTTTGGCCTAAAGCTAGTTCTGTTCTCAAGGCAGATGCAGTCCTTGCTCTTTCATGTTCCTGGGGGTATCACTGTGAACATGCAATTACAGCAACTGTTGATGCAACCTGAcaataaccttttttttcctgctttgtaaCTCATAGGTCAGCGCTTTGCACAAATGGAGGAGAAAACTCTTCTGGCTCTCATCCTGCGGTGCTTCTGGGTGGAGTCATGTCAAAAGCTGGAAGAGCTTGGTCTATCTGGAGAATTGATTCTTCGTCCAAATAATGGCATCTGGATTAAGCTGAAGAGGAGACCAAATGCTGGATCTGAATGAAAGGAATTTCAGGGGTTTACTTCCAAAAACCTTCAAGCTATTCAGGCTGAGATATGTTTTAAAATCAGATATTTTGATGTCAGTCCAGCAGTTTGTTAAAACTAGTTTTTATGGTTTCATTAAACAAGATATTATAATAGCCCTAAATTGCTCTACTTTTCTCGTAGTTGTGAACATCATGTTAATCTTTGAAATGCAAGTCTTTAAACATCAACTTATAGTGCCTCATCTGCTCAGATGAAACTATTCTATTGCAACAGTcccataaaaaaaattatggtaGTAACAACAGCAATGCCTGTGATGAAGTGATCTGGTTACATGCCATAGCATTTGCCAGGTAACTAGTCTCAAATATTTCTATAGTTTTCAGGCTTCTTTGGTTCTGAAAGGTACAAGTGATAATTCTTCCTCTTGGCCCAGTGTTTTTCATATTtgataatgactgcatctgTGAAAACAAATTGATAATTTCACTCCGCTTTTGTAAACCTTTACAGTAGTTCTTAATAGTGAGCACTCTGAATTATATTTTAGCAAAGTATACCATGAGCATTAATCTGTATAATCATACCAGGAACTAGGTAGTGTGCAAATTACACACTGGATATCATAATGACATAACCACTGTATTATAAATTTTGAGAATAAACTTCTACTATGCCTCAATATGGAAT includes:
- the CYP4V2 gene encoding cytochrome P450 4V2 isoform X2; its protein translation is MPLYSLGCNPEAQKKDQRELDDVFGFFKQLQLYSEEFRSWPLFKLWIGPLPVMILYHPDNVEVILNSSKHIEKSYLYDFLHPWLGTGLLTSTGDKWRSRRKMITPTFHFAILNDFLEVMNEQGNILVKKLEKHVDKEPFDVFLDITLCVLDIICETAMGKNVGAQKNKDSDYVTAIYRMSDIIQRRQMSPWLWPDFLFILFKEGREHKRNLNILHNFTDTVIAERAAELENTKQKKHDNDGNCEESVSKKRRAFLDMLLNATDDEGKKLSYRDIREEVDTFMFEGHDTTAAAINWVLYLLGHNPEVQKKVHRELDEVFDNTERPVTTDDLKQLRYLECVVKEALRLFPSVPMFARTLREDCCISGYQIPKGANVLVLTYALHRDPEIFPDPEEFRPERFFPENSKGRHPYAYVPFSAGPRNCIGQRFAQMEEKTLLALILRCFWVESCQKLEELGLSGELILRPNNGIWIKLKRRPNAGSE